Genomic DNA from Armatimonadota bacterium:
GTGTCCCTCGTCACGCCGGCCTACAACCAGGGGCCGTTCCTGCGCGAAGCCGTCGAGAGCGTCCTGGCCCAGACCTACCCGGCCGTGGAGTACATCGTGATCGACGACGGGTCAACCGACAATACGCGCGAGATCCTGAGCGCATACGGTGGTCGGGTCCGCTGGGAGAGTCAGCCCAACCGAGGCCAGGCCGCGACGCTCAATCGGGGATGGTCGATGGCGCGGGGCGATCTCCTGGGCTACCTCAGCGCCGACGATGTCCTGCTTCCGGATGCGGTTGAGGCGGGCGTGCGGATGCTGATGGGAGACCCCCGTCTGGTGGCCGTCTATCCCGACTTCTACCTGATCGATCGGCGTTCACGCCTCATCAAGGAGGTCCGCAGGCCCGACTTTGACTATCGTGACCTCGTTCTTCGGGGCGTCTGCCACCCCGGCCCGGGTGCGCTCTTTCGGCGTACCGCCTACCTCCGGGCCGGTCCGTGGGACGAAACCCTGCGTCAGGCGCCGGATTACGAGTTCTGGCTGCGGCTGGGGCTGCTGGGCGGCTTCGGCCACATCCCGCGCCCTTTGGCCAAGTTTCGCATCCATGGAGGATCCCAGTCCCGCGGGCCGGCCCCGCCGGCCCGATCGGATGAGATTATCCGGATTATCGCCGAGTTCTATGCGCAGCGGAGCGATCTCCCGGCGGAGATCCTCCGCGGCAAACGCCAGGCCCTGAGCACAGCGTATCTGCTTGCGGCGAGGTCGCACTTCGGCGCCCGCCGGTACACGACGGCCATGCAGCGGGTGTGGCGGGCCGCCGCGCTCTACCCGCGGCACCTCCTGTCCCCCGGCACGTACCGCCTCTTGCTCGGCGGACTGACGGAACGCTGGCGCTACCAACTCCCATGAGCGTCCGGGCCGCAGGTGACCGGCGAACGGTCCCGCGGGTGCTCGTGCTCGCCGCCGTCGTGCTCCTGGTTGCGGGATCGCTGCCACGCTACCCGGGGAGTTTATGGGTGCTCGTCGCCTTCCATCTGGCATTTTTCGTCCTGGCGATACTGGCCGTTCTGCCTCCCTACGTGGACGCCTACGTGTTTCTGACCGGGTTCATGGTACTGGGTTTCTGGGTGAAGCTCATGGCCCATCTGCTCCTCGGATTTCGCTTTGCGGAGCCGGTGGGGGCCTTCGACTACTCGCCCGCGCAGTGGGACAGGGCGCTCACCGCCGCCGCCGCCGCAGCCGCCGGGGCGGCTTTGTTCAGGCTCGGGTACCTCCTGGCCGTCCGCCGCAAAGTGGTGGGCGACGCGCCGCCGTCCGCCGGACCCGGCTGGTATCACGGGCGTCCCGTCGAGATCTGGGCCCTTGCCGCTTTTCTGACCCTGATCCTCTATCTGGTGA
This window encodes:
- a CDS encoding glycosyltransferase family 2 protein codes for the protein MTIPIGAAGNGGSNPLVSLVTPAYNQGPFLREAVESVLAQTYPAVEYIVIDDGSTDNTREILSAYGGRVRWESQPNRGQAATLNRGWSMARGDLLGYLSADDVLLPDAVEAGVRMLMGDPRLVAVYPDFYLIDRRSRLIKEVRRPDFDYRDLVLRGVCHPGPGALFRRTAYLRAGPWDETLRQAPDYEFWLRLGLLGGFGHIPRPLAKFRIHGGSQSRGPAPPARSDEIIRIIAEFYAQRSDLPAEILRGKRQALSTAYLLAARSHFGARRYTTAMQRVWRAAALYPRHLLSPGTYRLLLGGLTERWRYQLP